A genome region from Sander vitreus isolate 19-12246 chromosome 21, sanVit1, whole genome shotgun sequence includes the following:
- the LOC144536076 gene encoding cerebellar degeneration-related protein 2-like encodes MLTDMIVEQEFEIKEEEPWYDKQDLEHDLQLAAELGKTLLERNRELEQGLQQMYSTNQEQLQEIEYLTKQVDLLRQVNDQHAKVYEQLDVSARELEHSNQKLVLDNRAAQQKIQGLTEMVELLQTQVEELQHQVEELKLSPSPPRKPPHREKWPPRSTQSVSCLKELQNTLRYDHDEPSDGLESSDMSWHEEEQASLRQSLRSLQTQFASERARREESEREAEMLARENAALEQQLAGMEGCQARAAELEREAEELRQLWKSDSSTRSIRPDVLHSLLPNSLFLSPEEENEGAAAAAKSPWVRRRSDSERLMKATQVQDSRDRIYGHECSCVRRAEVVKYRGISLLNEVDAQYSALQVKYDELLRRCHLGPQEEEEQQDGPTHKSVQTAFMATTCPALTDMEDFEDDFHQPEYKELFREIFSRIQKTKEDLIENRGRLSAGEVLPILH; translated from the exons ATGCTGACAGACATGATTGTGGAGCAAGAATTTGAGATCAAGGAGGAGGAACCGTGGTACGACAAGCAAGACCTTGAACATG ACCTACAGCTGGCAGCCGAGCTTGGGAAGACTCTTCTGGAGCGAAACAGGGAGCTGGAGCAAGGGCTGCAGCAGATGTACTCCACCAACCAGGAACAACTGCAGGAGATCGAG TACCTGACGAAGCAGGTAGACCTCCTCAGGCAGGTCAACGACCAGCACGCTAAAGTGTACGAGCAGCTGGACGTGTCGGCCCGAGAGCTGGAGCACAGCAACCAAAAACTTGTTCTGGACAACAGGGCGGCGCAGCAGAAGATCCAGGG GCTGACGGAGAtggtggagctgctgcagaCGCAGGTGGAGGAGCTGCAACATCAGGTGGAAGAGCTGAAGCTCAGTCCTTCTCCGCCTCGGAAGCCTCCACACCGAGAGAAGTGGCCACCTCGCAGCACTCAGAGTGTGTCCTGCCTGAAAGAGCTGCAAAACACACTCAG gTACGACCACGACGAACCCTCAGACGGCCTTGAGTCTTCCGACATGTCGTGGCACGAGGAGGAGCAGGCTTCACTACGACAATCGCTCCGCAGCCTCCAGACTCAGTTCGCCAGTGAGCGCGCTCGGAGGGAGGAGTCGGAGCGAGAGGCCGAGATGCTCGCCCGTGAAAATGCAGCGCTGGAGCAGCAGCTGGCAGGGATGGAGGGCTGCCAG GCCAGAGCGGCTGAGCTGGAGCGTGAGGCCGAGGAGCTTCGTCAGCTCTGGAAATCCGATTCCTCCACGAGATCCATCAGACCGGACGTCCTCCACAGCCTGCTGCCCAACTCGCTGTTCCTCAGCCCCGAGGAGGAGAACGAGGGGGCTGCAGCTGCAGCGAAAAGCCCCTGGGTCCGGAGGCGCTCGGACAGCGAGCGGCTGATGAAGGCGACGCAGGTGCAAGACTCTCGCGACAGGATCTACGGCCACGAGTGCTCTTGTGTACGCCGAGCCGAGGTGGTGAAGTATCGCGGCATCTCGCTGCTCAACGAGGTCGACGCTCAGTACAGTGCCTTGCAGGTGAAGTACGACGAGCTGCTGCGGCGCTGCCACCTGGGGCcgcaagaggaggaggagcagcaggatgGGCCCACCCACAAGTCGGTCCAGACTGCCTTCATGGCCACCACTTGTCCTGCTCTGACAGACATGGAGGACTTTGAGGATGACTTTCACCAGCCAGAGTATAAGGAACTTTTTAGGGAAATCTTCTCCCGCATTCAGAAAACCAAAGAGGACCTGATTGAAAACCGGGGGCGACTCTCAGCTGGTGAAGTGCTGCCTATTTTGCATTAG
- the polr3e gene encoding DNA-directed RNA polymerase III subunit RPC5, with amino-acid sequence MASGDDDDPIIEEIDVYLAKSLADKLYLFQYPVRPSTMTYDDVNHLSAKIKPKQQRVELEMAIDAMSPNYCRSKGEQIALNVDGTTYDETNTYSAKMMDKQTFCSIQATTNTSRYAAAVFRKGELHVTPLTGILQMRPSFSYLDKADTKTREREAANEGGDSSQDEAEEDAKAITVRFARPESEQARQRRIQSYEFLQKKQAEEPWVHLHYHGVKDGRSEHERQYMFCQSVDASENSELVKTPKEYLAMLMPPLAEEKVVKPVGPSNVLSMAQLRTLPLGEQVKTLMKNVKVMPFANLMGLLASGTDSTATLRCIQQVALLVQGNWVVKSDVLYPKNTCSPHSGVPAEVLCRGRDFVMWRFTLERSVMRKEIASIIKLPPEDVKEFLEHVAVPRVNRGWEFLLPTDGDFIKKHPDVAHRQHMLWLGIQSKLEKVFNFSKEDFMPKNSPQPEPVHVSGEQRLKMAQERAQGNQSSLQKDLNARRAGSSVHVKQEPLSDQEDEPMDTSSSSIPNGSVNGYPSATSPALDHTNGNGGSPANTASQELQDFVIKTFRKHFVLTLNEFKRLFNLHLASMPVGRSVFPSISDHMLQDAILLCQCKQIMVPFPAQTTAAPDEQKVFGLWETGEEFDKQRRLLYDLFTKNYKVRRNAIQARLAQEFGDAPKADVDRLLHECCISHAGMWYLKGTIPS; translated from the exons ATGGCCAGCGGGGATGATGATGACCCCATTATAGAGGAG aTTGATGTGTATCTTGCCAAAAGCCTTGCAGATAAGCTGTATCTTTTCCAG TACCCTGTCAGGCCATCCACTATGACCTACGATGATGTCAACCACTTATCAGCGAAGATCAAACCCAAGCAGCAAAGG GTGGAGTTGGAAATGGCAATCGACGCAATGAGTCCAAACTACTGTCGCAGCAAAGGAGAGCAGATAGCTCTGAATGTGGACGGCACGACGTACGACGAAACCAACACCTATTCAGC GAAAATGATGGATAAACAGACCTTCTGCTCCATCCAGGCCACCACCAACACCTCCAGatatgctgctgctgtgtttcgAAAAG GTGAGCTTCATGTCACACCTCTGACGGGAATCCTCCAGATGAGACCGAGCTTCTCGTACCTGGACAAGGCTGACACCAAaaccagagagagggaggccgCCAATGAAG GTGGAGATTCCTCCCAGGATGAGGCTGAGGAGGACGCCAAGGCCATTACG GTGAGGTTTGCTCGTCCCGAGTCAGAGCAGGCTCGGCAGAGGAGGATCCAGTCGTACGAGTTCCTCCAGAAGAAGCAGGCGGAGGAACCCTGGGTTCACCTACACTACCACGGCGTCAAG GATGGGCGTTCAGAGCATGAAAGGCAGTACATGTTCTGCCAGTCAGTGGACGCCTCGGAGAACTCTGAACTGGTCAAAACTCCTAA AGAGTACCTGGCTATGCTGATGCCCCCTCTTGCAGAGGAAAAAGT TGTGAAGCCAGTTGGTCCCAGTAATGTGCTCTCCATGGCTCAACTCCGCACTCTGCCACTGGGAGAGCAAGTCAAGACCCTGATGAAGAATG TCAAGGTGATGCCGTTTGCTAATTTGATGGGCCTGCTCGCCTCTGGCACAGACTCAACCGCAACGCTGCGATGCATCCAACAGGTGGCGCTGCTGGTTCAGGGCAACTGGGTTGTCAAGAG tgatgttttgtaTCCTAAAAACACCTGCAGTCCTCACAGTGGTGTCCCTGCTGAAGTGCTCTGTCGTGGCCGGGACTTCGTG ATGTGGAGGTTCACTCTGGAGCGCTCTGTGATGAGAAAGGAGATTGCATCCATCATCAAA CTTCCTCCAGAGGATGTGAAGGAGTTCCTGGAGCATGTGGCAGTTCCTCGAGTCAACCGGGGCTGGGAGTTCCTGTTGCCTACTGATGGAGACTTCATTAAGAAACACCCAGACGTTGCCCACAGGCAACATATGCTGTGGCTTGGCATCCAGAGCAA GTTGGAAAAGGTCTTTAACTTCTCGAAAGAAGACTTCATGCCAAAGAATTCCCCTCAGCCTG AGCCTGTCCATGTCAGCGGGGAGCAGCGTCTTAAGATGGCTCAGGAGCGTGCTCAAGGAAACCAGTCGTCCCTACAGAAGGACCTGAACGCTAGACGGGCAGGAAGCAGCGTCCACGTCAAACAGGAACCCCTCAGTGACCAGGAAGACGAACCAATggacacctcctcctcctccatacCCAACGGTTCTGTCAATGGTTACCCCAGTGCCACCTCACCTGCCTTAGATCACACTAACGGTAACGGAGGGAGTCCCGCCAACACAGCGTCCCAGGAGCTGCAGGACTTTGTGATAAAGACTTTCAGGAAGCATTTTGTACTGACGCTGAATGAGTTCAAGAGGCTGTTTAACCTCCACCTGGCCTCCATGCCAGTGGGACGGAGCGTCTTCCCCTCCATCTCAGACCACATGCTACAGGATGCCATACTGCTCTGCCAGTGCAAACAGATAATGGTGCCT TTTCCTGCTCAGACCACAGCAGCCCCTGATGAACAGAAGGTGTTTGGTTTGTGGGAGACTGGAGAGGAATTCGACAAG CAACGTCGGCTGCTATATGACCTGTTCACCAAGAACTACAAGGTCAGGAGGAATGCGATACAAGCCAGACTGGCCCAGGAGTTTGGAGACGCCCCTAAGGCGGACGTCGACCGGCTGCTCCAT GAGTGCTGCATTAGCCACGCAGGGATGTGGTACCTCAAGGGAACAATACCGTCCTGA